CTGAAGCCGCGGTATCGCGGACGGGGGTTGGGCAGGAGGTTGACGGAGTCGGCTTTGCGGTGGATGGATGAGCATGGGGTTTCGAAGAAGGTCGTGGTTGCGTTGGCGGGGAATGAGTCGGCGGTGGCGTTTTACCAGCGGTTGGGTTTTCGGCCTCGGAATGTTGAGATGGAGTTGCATAAGAGCAGTAAGGCAGAACCAGGCGCTGCGCCGGAGGGCGCGGAAGACGCGGAGGGGAGAAATGAAAAGTGAAAACAGAAAATACTAAAATGCAAAATGGGGATTGGTGGAGGGCGGGTGGTGAATCGCGACTCGAGGTCACGTGTGATGGTGGTCAGGGTGGCGGGTGAACCTGCGGCTTGGCCGCAGAACCTCCCGCCCTACCAAGGAGTGGTTCGCGGCGGGAGGGGATGCCAGAAGTGACATCAGATTACCATTCAACACATTGTCTGGCGGCGGATAGCGGGTAGAGTAGGTTGGAGGATTGGAGCCTGACTGGGATCGCGTGGATTGCCGGCTGGGATGGG
This genomic window from Phycisphaerae bacterium contains:
- a CDS encoding GNAT family N-acetyltransferase; this translates as LKPRYRGRGLGRRLTESALRWMDEHGVSKKVVVALAGNESAVAFYQRLGFRPRNVEMELHKSSKAEPGAAPEGAEDAEGRNEK